From Bacillus sp. FSL K6-3431, the proteins below share one genomic window:
- a CDS encoding amidohydrolase, whose product MLGTSYWLKNVRLEKDYVVEEGQVVGTKTEICHIRIEDGTIAEITGTEVELQSNLPKYNCKELLMLPSFEEAHIHLDKTYFDGPWKAVKPISTIFERIEEEKILLPKLLPMARQQAESILTCIQRFGSTHVRSHCNIEHVSGLRRLEATKQALDTFSSKISSEIVAFPQHGLLRSDSVQLVKQSLEEGATHVGGVDPYTVDGDMEKSLQTMVELAVLNNAGIDIHLHDGGEAGKRTLTRLAELTEESGLQGKVTVSHAFWFAGAEPNDAEIIAERMASLGMSIASTVPIGRTTMPLMMLHNKGVKVKLATDSLTDHWSPFGTGDQLEKVGRFSELYGCTDELSLSQSLGFITSGITPLNEKGEQIWPKQGDTANFILVEASCSAEAVARRSERQAVWYEGRLVSGSL is encoded by the coding sequence ATGTTGGGAACATCGTATTGGTTAAAGAATGTAAGATTAGAAAAAGATTATGTGGTAGAAGAAGGACAAGTCGTTGGTACTAAAACGGAGATTTGTCATATTAGAATTGAAGACGGTACCATTGCTGAGATTACTGGGACTGAAGTGGAATTGCAAAGTAATCTTCCAAAATACAACTGTAAAGAGCTTTTGATGTTACCTTCATTCGAAGAAGCACATATTCATTTGGATAAAACTTACTTCGATGGACCTTGGAAAGCTGTAAAGCCTATATCTACTATCTTCGAACGAATAGAGGAAGAGAAAATATTACTCCCTAAATTACTACCTATGGCTAGACAACAAGCCGAAAGCATTTTAACATGTATACAACGATTCGGTTCTACACATGTCCGTAGCCATTGTAATATCGAGCATGTCAGTGGTCTGCGCCGTTTAGAGGCAACCAAGCAAGCATTGGACACTTTCTCCAGTAAAATATCATCTGAAATAGTAGCTTTTCCACAGCATGGACTGCTTCGATCCGACTCAGTCCAACTCGTAAAACAATCTTTAGAAGAAGGTGCAACACATGTGGGTGGTGTTGATCCATATACAGTTGATGGAGATATGGAAAAGTCACTTCAGACGATGGTCGAATTGGCTGTTTTAAATAATGCAGGCATTGATATTCACTTGCATGATGGAGGGGAAGCAGGAAAACGAACACTAACACGGCTTGCAGAATTGACCGAAGAATCTGGATTGCAAGGTAAAGTAACAGTTAGCCATGCTTTCTGGTTTGCAGGTGCCGAGCCGAATGATGCGGAAATAATAGCTGAGCGAATGGCGTCACTTGGCATGTCCATCGCGTCTACGGTACCAATTGGAAGAACGACGATGCCGCTCATGATGTTACATAACAAAGGTGTAAAAGTAAAATTGGCAACAGATAGCCTTACGGATCACTGGTCTCCTTTTGGAACTGGAGATCAGTTAGAGAAAGTTGGACGGTTCTCGGAATTATATGGATGTACTGATGAATTGTCGCTGTCTCAGTCCCTTGGATTTATTACTTCCGGAATAACACCCCTTAATGAAAAAGGTGAGCAAATATGGCCAAAGCAGGGAGATACGGCGAACTTTATATTGGTTGAAGCCAGTTGTTCGGCGGAAGCGGTAGCCCGTAGGTCGGAGCGGCAAGCAGTTTGGTATGAAGGACGACTTGTAAGTGGTTCACTGTAG
- a CDS encoding MFS transporter produces MNYRNKTVVASTAGLTLEGMDIMFISFAMSMIIAEFNIDLATGGLISSITNIGMLIGGVVFGILADKFGRVRIFTYTIILFAIGTALTGLATSIEQVYLFRFIAGIGAGGEYGIGMALVAEAWPKHKQGRASSYVSIGAQIGVILAALLSAIILPTLGWRALFFVGVLPVIFAFIVRRNLDESPEWLAAQKQEKVVNKQKEGKLAQLFNSPRIAITTVSLAIMATVQIAGYNGLMIWLPSMLQESQGLSVSSSALWTISTAVGMIIGMLTFGQFMDRFGAKRSFGIFLLASACAVFLYSYATGSVGVLIGGAIVGFFSNGMFAGYGALIGSYYPVQIRSTATNTIFNFGRAIGGLSPILVGYILQSYDMTVAMLYLAVLYCILFIVMLSLKNNSSRTITG; encoded by the coding sequence ATGAATTATCGTAATAAAACAGTTGTAGCGTCAACAGCGGGATTAACGTTAGAAGGCATGGATATCATGTTTATATCTTTTGCCATGTCAATGATTATTGCGGAGTTTAACATTGATTTAGCAACAGGCGGGCTAATTTCTTCTATTACTAATATCGGAATGCTTATTGGGGGAGTAGTCTTCGGTATTTTGGCAGATAAATTTGGTAGAGTAAGAATTTTCACCTATACAATTATTTTGTTTGCAATAGGAACAGCATTAACAGGACTTGCAACTAGTATTGAGCAAGTCTATTTGTTCAGATTTATCGCAGGAATTGGTGCAGGAGGAGAGTATGGCATAGGTATGGCTCTTGTTGCGGAGGCATGGCCAAAGCATAAACAAGGTAGAGCTTCTTCATATGTAAGTATTGGTGCCCAAATTGGCGTTATACTAGCAGCGCTACTTAGTGCAATAATCCTCCCTACTTTGGGATGGAGAGCCCTGTTTTTCGTTGGAGTGCTTCCAGTTATTTTTGCTTTTATTGTTCGAAGGAATCTAGATGAATCTCCGGAATGGTTGGCTGCCCAAAAGCAGGAAAAGGTTGTCAATAAACAAAAGGAAGGTAAGTTGGCTCAATTGTTTAACAGCCCTAGAATAGCAATAACGACGGTCTCTTTAGCAATTATGGCAACTGTTCAGATTGCAGGATATAATGGATTAATGATCTGGTTGCCTTCTATGCTTCAGGAATCACAAGGATTATCTGTTTCAAGTTCTGCACTTTGGACAATCAGTACTGCTGTAGGAATGATTATCGGTATGCTGACCTTTGGCCAATTCATGGATAGATTTGGAGCGAAGCGCTCCTTTGGGATTTTTCTGCTTGCCTCCGCATGTGCAGTATTTTTATACTCGTATGCAACGGGTAGTGTCGGTGTATTAATTGGTGGCGCAATCGTCGGATTCTTTTCAAATGGAATGTTTGCGGGGTATGGAGCGTTGATAGGCAGTTATTATCCAGTTCAAATTCGAAGTACTGCCACGAATACGATATTTAACTTTGGTAGAGCGATAGGCGGCCTGTCGCCAATCCTTGTTGGTTATATACTGCAAAGCTATGATATGACAGTAGCGATGCTCTATTTAGCAGTCCTATATTGTATATTGTTTATTGTGATGCTTAGCCTGAAGAATAATTCGTCTAGAACCATTACAGGTTAA
- a CDS encoding methyl-accepting chemotaxis protein: MKKLFNFKSIKMKILFGFSFVVFLALILGAYTILFVGNINGNTSEIVEEQVPLLIKNEQIALNMSKRTSLVRGYIIYNDPAMKTEFNEISKRGIELENELMDLNNDEEMKKLIANREQFDQIINEIFVEYDGGNIEAAMELLNTKAKPLGAEIMNAFEKRALIGEGGIVERGDEILRYGKVGLNVAVVLSLLVIALGILVALITSRLITTPIVSVMNRMKIIASGDLSEEPLVTKAKDEIGQLVKATNIMNDNTRNLLNEINSVSETVSGQSEELTQAASEVKSGTEQVAITMEELATASETQANSATDLSLANGTFINKVKEANENGERIQANSFEVLEMTSEGSRLMNSSTDQMAKIDQIVHDAVEKMENLDNQSQEISNLVSVIMNIAAQTNLLALNAAIEAARAGEHGKGFAVVADEVRKLAEQVAISVNDITGIVSNIQSESSIVAESLKSGYKEVKEGTIQIETTGETFNKISSSVTAMVENIKIVSGNLSDIVANSQLMNESIEQIAAISEEAAAGIEQTAASAQQTSGSMEEVAGSSNHLAELAEEMNNLIHKFKL, encoded by the coding sequence GTGAAAAAACTATTTAATTTTAAAAGTATTAAAATGAAAATTTTATTCGGATTTTCTTTTGTTGTATTCTTGGCTTTAATTTTGGGAGCTTATACGATTCTTTTCGTTGGAAATATCAACGGAAACACAAGTGAAATTGTCGAGGAACAAGTTCCATTATTAATTAAAAACGAACAAATTGCTTTAAACATGTCTAAAAGAACATCGTTAGTTCGAGGGTATATTATATATAATGACCCTGCTATGAAAACTGAATTCAATGAGATTTCAAAAAGGGGAATTGAATTAGAGAATGAATTAATGGACTTGAATAATGATGAAGAAATGAAAAAGCTTATTGCTAATAGAGAACAATTTGATCAAATCATCAATGAGATTTTCGTAGAATATGATGGAGGTAATATAGAAGCAGCAATGGAACTCTTAAATACAAAAGCTAAACCATTAGGGGCAGAGATCATGAACGCTTTTGAAAAAAGAGCGCTCATCGGAGAAGGGGGCATTGTTGAAAGAGGTGATGAGATTCTTAGATATGGGAAGGTAGGTTTGAATGTCGCTGTAGTATTGTCACTTCTTGTTATTGCACTCGGTATTCTAGTAGCACTGATCACTTCCCGTTTAATTACAACTCCGATTGTCTCTGTTATGAATCGTATGAAAATAATTGCAAGTGGTGATCTAAGTGAGGAACCGCTTGTAACAAAAGCTAAAGACGAAATAGGGCAACTTGTTAAAGCAACAAATATCATGAATGACAATACTAGAAACTTACTAAACGAGATAAATAGCGTCTCAGAAACTGTCTCAGGTCAAAGTGAAGAATTGACGCAAGCTGCTAGTGAGGTAAAATCAGGGACGGAGCAAGTTGCGATTACGATGGAAGAATTAGCAACTGCGTCTGAAACGCAAGCCAATAGTGCAACAGATCTCTCTCTAGCTAATGGAACATTCATTAATAAGGTCAAGGAAGCGAATGAAAATGGGGAACGTATTCAAGCAAACTCATTTGAAGTGTTAGAAATGACTAGTGAAGGGTCTCGTTTAATGAATTCCTCTACCGATCAAATGGCTAAGATTGATCAAATTGTCCATGATGCAGTTGAAAAGATGGAAAATCTAGATAATCAGTCACAAGAAATTTCAAATTTAGTATCTGTCATTATGAATATTGCAGCTCAAACAAATCTTCTTGCATTGAATGCAGCGATTGAGGCTGCAAGGGCAGGGGAGCATGGCAAAGGATTTGCTGTGGTGGCCGATGAAGTAAGGAAGCTTGCTGAACAAGTAGCCATTTCCGTGAATGATATAACTGGCATCGTATCAAATATCCAGAGTGAATCAAGCATAGTCGCGGAATCATTAAAAAGTGGATATAAAGAAGTGAAAGAAGGAACCATTCAAATAGAAACAACTGGTGAGACTTTTAATAAAATCAGTAGCTCTGTAACAGCAATGGTAGAAAATATTAAAATAGTGTCTGGAAATTTATCTGATATTGTGGCTAATAGTCAGTTAATGAATGAATCTATTGAGCAAATTGCGGCGATCTCTGAAGAAGCAGCTGCGGGAATAGAACAAACGGCAGCTTCTGCACAACAAACTAGTGGGTCAATGGAGGAAGTAGCAGGAAGCTCTAATCATCTCGCAGAATTAGCGGAAGAAATGAATAACTTAATTCATAAATTTAAACTTTAA